Proteins encoded in a region of the Rhizobium sp. CC-YZS058 genome:
- a CDS encoding 6-carboxytetrahydropterin synthase, with product MFAVEVRDHIMIAHSLPRPVFGPAQGMHGATFVVDAAFFTRDVDEDGLAVDIGAATTVLGEVLKPLTYQNLDELPQFAGKVTTTEVIAKHIFDALADAVAAKRLGPGSHRICRLKVTLHESHAARGWYEADL from the coding sequence ATGTTTGCCGTCGAGGTTCGAGACCATATCATGATCGCCCACAGCCTGCCGCGCCCGGTCTTCGGGCCGGCGCAGGGCATGCACGGCGCCACCTTCGTCGTCGATGCCGCCTTCTTCACACGGGACGTGGACGAGGACGGGCTGGCGGTCGATATCGGCGCGGCCACCACGGTGCTGGGCGAGGTGCTGAAGCCGCTCACCTATCAGAATCTCGACGAACTTCCCCAGTTTGCCGGCAAGGTGACCACCACGGAGGTGATCGCCAAACATATTTTCGATGCGCTGGCCGACGCGGTTGCCGCCAAGCGGCTCGGCCCGGGAAGCCACCGCATTTGCCGGCTCAAGGTCACGCTGCATGAATCCCATGCCGCACGCGGCTGGTACGAGGCGGACTTATGA